Below is a window of Nitrospira sp. DNA.
AGGCCGGCATAGAACTCAAACATCACACCCTCGTAATCGGCAATCTTGAGATAGAAAAAGTCGGTGCGGCCCTGCACCTGGATGCGTGGAGTCACGTTGTAGTTCAATAGAATCCCGAAGGACGGCAGCGGAAAAGTTATATGCTCGTTCACCCTCGTCGAAGTGGAAGGTTGGTTGTTGGGCAGGAGGATATTCCCCTGTGCCGTGAGATCGAATTTCGTCGCCGCCACATAGAACCCAGGCGACAGGGCCAGCTCCACCTTGTCGGTGCGATAGAACGACCAGTTATAAAGAAACCGGTAGAGATTCACGTTCAAGTCCGACTGGATGCTCGCGTTGGCACTGATGGTGTTGCCGCCGATCTCTATTTGCCGGTCGAGAATGGTATTTTCTCCCCCCAGCCCAACCCGATACCACGAGAATCCAACCGCATGGCGCTCGTTGAATCGATAGAGGCTGTCGACTCTGAGCGCACTCGTGCTGTCGTCTCCGCCCAAGGTCCTCGCAAAGTCAACGCTCGCACCGATCCCTGTTCTTTCGCCGCGAACCGTGACGTCTGCATTGACTCCGAAGACGTAGGCCCAGCCGGCGCGGATCATGAGCCGGTCGCGCAACTCCTGTTTTGGTTCCTCTTTCGGTTCCTCGGCCAGCATTATGCCGGGTGTGCAGAGCACCAAGGCGACCACCATCGCCGTCATCAACGCCATCCAAGAACCCCACGCCCGCTGTGCCGCTAGTCCGAACAATCCTCTCATGATCACCTCCCATCTACTCGATCAACCAAGCGGCCCTGCAGCAAGCATGCACAGGAACTCGGTCATGAATCTCATGTCCCCTCACCAGCGGATGCATCTGGCCGAGATCGGAACAATCTCGCCCCTGCCGATCCGGCCCTCCGCAAGCGATCCACCACCCATCCAAACCCGATGGTGACGACCTTTCGAGTCGTCAGTGTTCCTTTGCCTCCCTTTCGCAAGGCAACCGTACAAGGATTTTCGAGCGGAGAGCGGACTACCGTGGCCTGAAGGATCACACGAGGCACCTGCAAAGTGAGTCCGATGGGGACCGCGATATCAAGAACCTTCCAAGCCTTGCTGGCGGCAATCGAGGTGGGTGAGGCCGAGGCCTTGGGAGCAGCCAGAGGTCCTGCCAAACGAACCGGTACGGCGAGACTGAGGAGCGCCAAACTTTTCGGCATGGGTGTCAGCACCGCGTCCAGGTCTTCCGCGCCGAGGTTCAATGTCCCGGCGGCTGCGACCGAGTGGTCGCTTGCGTCGATCAACAGCGCGTCGGTCTCCACTTCTCCATTTCGAATGTCGAAATACGCGGCCCCGCAGTTGTATCGAGAGAACCTCTCCAGGCGCCACGTTTGCGACAGCATGGCCGTCATCAGATTGGATGCCCATAGGTGGATGAGCCGATTCTCCCATGTCGCCGGCCCTGCGACGATTTCAAGATGGCCGTTCGCAGCTCCCATCACCTCTCGCAAGGCTCGGCCCCGTCCTTCGGCGGTCAGGTAGATATCGGCTCGTCCTTCCGCCTTGTCTGTAATATTAAACGCTTTGAACAGTCCGCCGTAATCAACATCGATTGCCGTGATCTCCATCGCGACATGCGGAACCTTGCCGGTACTATCTATCGTGAATCGCCCGGTCTTCGTCGACCCATTGTGGGCCAATGCCAGGGGACCAACGGTCAAGACGCCATCCTTCAGGGTCAGCAACGCGGTGACCTCATCCGCCTGCATCGGCTGAACCGAAAGCCGTTTGATCGTCCAGAGCAAGTCCAATTCCATTGAGCGGAGGGATTCAACGGGCAGCCGCCAATCCGGGATGATTCTCAGGCCGGCCGATTCCGAGGCCGGCTCGGTGGTCGCTTTCGACGACGATTCCTCGCCCTCCATCGTGACCGCTTTCGAAGCAGGTCGCCCCAGGAACTCCAGGTCGACCAATTTGGACCAGAATGTCCCGATCACTCGTGGCTGAGATTCTCCAAACGCGATCTCAATCCTTCCTGCGGCATCGCTCCTGCCGGCTCGCGCTTGGAGATCGGATAGAATCACGCTCCGATCGTCGTAATCTACATCACAGGACAGCTCATACGAGCCCACCTCAGGCAGGTCGTGCCCGAACAAGGAAGCGAGACGCAGCAACGAACTCCCCTTCAGGTTGACGTGGAAATCAGCAGTCCCTGTCCTGCTTTGAAATCCAGCCTGCCCCTTCGACTCCAGCTCGATATCCGGTCCCCGCAGGACCAAAGTCCAGGGCAGGTATGCCGGCAGATCGAGCACCCGTTTCAATGGAACGCTCGTCGCGATAAGCGTGAGCGGAACGTCACGCACTCGACCCTGGAGGCTGAGGATAAGCGGGGCGTGGATTCGACCAGACAGGGCTGCCGTTGAGAGCGTGACCGGTCCCACCTCACGGCCGCCGGTCTCGGCAATATGCAAGGCGCCCGGCGTCGCAGTCACGTTGAACGCGACGTGGTCCACCAGCTCCTCAGCGCTGTTCCCTTCGCTCGTCAGGTCGAGCGCGAGATCGGTCGTTCCCGTCACACGATCGGTCATCTTCGTTTCGCGAAGCAGTGCGCCATAGTCGAACTGTCGCGAACGAGCCCCAAGTTTTAGTCGGGGCACGGCCTCGCCGCTGTCGAACAGAAGAAGGGCCTCCATGTCTCCATATCGATGCGTGGCCGAAGAAGAGACATCCACTCGGCCACGATCTGCCGTGAGATGCAGCAGCAACCTGCGTAGGTGGAGAGGGCCGGTATGGAGTTGGTCGATCTTCCATTTCACGTCCGCTACAAGCCACGACGGAATCACCGGCACCACCGGGTTTCCACGGCCGGACATTACGTTCCCCCATTTGTCATGGCCCGCCGTACGATCCATGAAATCGTCTGCGCGCAGGCGGCGCGACGTGAGGTCGGCCGTGACGGCCAGTCGGTCGTTCTCCGTGGCCACATCAAGCCGTCCTGCTCCATCGCTTTCTCCCATCTGCCACGAGAACCTGGTGCTCCAGGGCCCGCCGCGCTCACCCTCCACATGGCACGACAAGCGAAAGGGGCCGCCGGCCGGCAGGGAAGAATCGAACTCGTCAAGCCTGCGGCTCTGTGCTCGAACCAGCACGGACCAGGTCTCATGATTCATCGGCCGGCTCACCGTGGCATCCACCAACAACCAGGCCTGACCGATTTGGAGGGCCGCGTTGATCGGCCAGGTTCCATCGCCCAGCAAGGCGGAAAACGAGCCGGTCGTCGCATGAATGCGGAATGGCTTCAGCCCGTAGCGGCCGGTCAGGTCGATTCCCCCGGGACCAGACCCGTCCAAGGTCGCCTGTCCCTTGTCAAACGAAAGCTCAATCGGTCGTCCCGACAAGGGATCGTGGAACAAGAAGATCGAATGATCCGTCCGAAGCGAGACGGCCAACGACCTGAGGAGCGCCTCCCATGTCTTTCCACGAGCTGTTGCACTCAGCACGACATCGGTCATGCCGATCAGAGCACCTGACAATTCAGTCTTGAGCCTCACCGGTTCAAGTCCCCGCCCGGTCACAGAGAGCGAAAGCGATGGAACATCCGAACGGACATCGATCTCCGTCCGTCCCTCGATCATCGTTCCCAAGAAGTCGGCAGCCGGCACCCTGATCTGGAGCAAGCCAGCTTCCAAATTTGCCTGGACCTGTAACGAGCCGAATGCGCGCTCGCCGAGCACGACGGAATCGCACGACATCGCGACAGCAATATCCCACTCCTTCAACCATTCGATGAAATGGGCATCCTGCGAAGCGCTGCGTCCGGTTGAAAAATCGTTCAAATCGATTTTCCGGGAGGCAGCGGTGGCGGAGAGGCGCGGCCGCCCCTGGTGGTAGCGGAGCGAGGCATCCGCCGCCAAATCGCTCGTGCCCAACGTCGCCTTCAGACCATCGATGGTCACCTGGTCGCCGGTTGCTTTCACTCGACCGGAAACGCTGTAGGCACCAAGCGCAGGCCAGTCCAGCGCCAGTAACTGATTGAGTCCGTCCAGGTGAGAACCAGCGGCGGTAAGCTGAACATCCAACAGAGACGAGCCCACCGGAAGCCCGATATTACCGTTTACCGAGACCGTCATCTCCGGGGTGTGTGCCTCCATGGCCAACGGCCACCACCCCTGCCCGCCGCTGGCCAGATCCAAGAACCTGCCTCCTGTTGCGTCGATCGTCACAGGCACCCCCCTGAACTCTCCGCTTGCGACAAGATGTGCGGGCCGATCGGGAACCATGTCCAGATTCGCTTCATGGAGCGTCACCCGCTCCGTTGCGGCAGTGGATGCACCGGTGAATGTGGCCGTCGCACGGCTAAGATGGATCGCGTGGATCTGCACTGCAAAGCGGGATGGTCTCGACCTCAGAGCATCGTCCGAGGTCGTTGATCGCCCGCCTGCTTCTCGTTCAAAAATGTTTTTATCGAGGACCACCTTGAGATCGGTGACGGCGAGGGAGGGAATGACGATCGACCGGCGCAACAACAACGGCAAATCGATCGACAGCTCAATTCTGTCCGCAGTGGCGAGGTCGGAGAACCCGCTGTCCGATTCAGCTGCGACCGCGACTTGCTTGAGGACAATCGTCGGCTCAGGCGACAAGGTCCAGGTCACCGGACCGCTGATCGTGATTCGTTTGCCGATGCTCGCGCTGACTGTCTCTGTCAGCCAATCCTGTACGTATGTCGTCGCGTTCAGCCAGAACAGAGCTGCCGCTGCCACGATTACGAGAAGGGCAAGCGCACCGCTCCATCGCGTGATTCGAACCGATGACCGCCGTATCGATTTCACGTCTTCCAGTGGGAAACCCTCGCCCATCCGTTCGTCGCCGCTGCTTCGCCATGCCGCCGCCGATCCTCACCGTGATCGGGCACAGGTTGTAATTGTTTGCCTGTCGGAGAATCGTCCAGGACTTCACCTTGGTGGAGATCGGTGAGCCCTGGCGGCCGCGCGCGATTCTTACTGCAAGCCGCTTTCCAGTCGTTTGAAGTGCAGGTAGGCTCCCACCATCAAGAAATTGATAATGACCGCGACCATGTTCCATCCGATCACCGGTCTGGACTCGATCAGGAATCCGTAGTACACCCAGACAACCTGAAACGAGCCCATGATCCCGGCCATCGTGGGATTCATGCCCTGACTGGACCGCCGCTTGAGCATCGCGATCAAGTCCGGCAGGGCGGCGAAGGTCGTCCCGAATCCTGCCACGAAGCCGATGATTTCATGCAGCGGCATATGGGTCCCCGTCTCTACGATATGACACGATCCGCCTTTCAGGTGCGTCCAGCCCGAACAGCATGCACCCGAATCTCTGCGAGGTCTCGGTCACGGAGTCCACATGCTTCCTCGGTGTGAATGGGACACCACTAGTCGAACCAGTATAGATGGGTGGAATTCAAAGAATAAAGACAGAAAGGTACCCCGATCACTTTGCGGCAAGCTTTGAGTGGCAGCGCCGAGACGTTGCCTGCTCTCGGGTCAAAACGTATAGGTCCCGCCAAGAAAGACATTCATATCACGCGCGACTTCTCCCTCGAAACTCTGCTTTCGCTGTGACCGCTGGAATCCGGCCAGGACGCCCACCCGCTCGCTCACGCGGTAGCGGAACGTACAATCGCCCTGCCAGACGGTCTCATGGCCGCCCTTGCGTTCGTCCCCTTCGATCCCGCTGGTCCAATCATTCCGCTCGAAATGCAGCCCGATTTGCGCCGACAGTCGCTCGGTCACTTCCGCTTCAAGTCCGAGCGTGACGTAATTATTGACGTAGGACGTGTCGTCCTCCAATTGCGGTTGGTTTCGTCCATCCGCCAACCCTCTCTCGTAGTGATAGCCGGCGACAATCGCATAATGCTCCATGAAATGCCAGACAAGGTGCGAGCCGATCGTCCAAAGTGTCGTATCGCGTTGCGCCCATTCGTCGTTGTACAGACGGGCGCCGTATCGCGCCAGCAGCCGGACTTCCCATTCCTTGGACAGATTATGCTCCAACCTTAGGGATCCGATGTGGCTCGTCACCCGCTCCTCTTGAATCGAGTCCGATCGCCGGCTTTCATTGTCACCCAAGAGAAGGTTCGGTGCGCTGTAATAACGCAGGCGGACTCTCGTGTTCTGGTCGATGTGGTGGAGCATCTGCAGCCCAAACGTGCCGTGATTGAACCCCGGATCGACAGCATAGATGTAACCCTGCCCTCGGAACGAAAATTCGGTCCGCCCCAACCGGGACGCCACCGATTTCATGACATTGATCTCCGGCTCGAACACCATATCCGAGCCCTTGCCGATCAACGATGAATCCAGGGCAGGCTGGGTCGGATCGCCATCGAGGTTGAAACGGCGCGTGGCGGAGAACAGCGCGACATCGTCGGTGTAAAACAGGAAGGCCCGTCCTTCGATCGTCGTCTCGGCTAGCGCCGCAGGCGCCGCCACGAGCAGGAGCAAGACGAGAAGGAGCAGTCGTCCCGATATGCGGCGCTTATTCAGCATGTGAGACATGTGAGAAGAACGACCGATCGGAAATGCCGGAGAAACTCCCAACCGAGTCGCTCTATGGCTAAGCGCCCAAGCCTCAACGCGAAGTAAAGAGAATTTTGTAGCTTATTCACATCTTCGGCGCAAGCGGCTTTCCAACACCAACTCTGACCCGTCTACTGTCAACCATGACAGGTGTGCTCGGCTACTCTCACCGGCACCGTGCGGGCATCTTGATGCTCATGATGCGAGTGGTCCAGCATCTCCCCATACGCACGACCATAACGCTCGATGATCCTCATCGATTGAACCAGCCCTTGCCCCGCCGTATTGAGAAGCTATAACAACTTCAGGGCCGCGATCCAAACTTGCGCCGGGGTTGACACTGCAACAGGGAAAAGGTCGGGGTGCCGGACAGCCCAGCATCGGTCAACACGTACGGGGAGAACCCGGTTTGCCTTCGCATGGCCAACTCGCTTCATGTACCGACAATTGACATACAGCCATCCTGACGGTATGGTTTGCCATATGAAGACCACCCTCAATATTGATGACACAGTGATGGCCCAGCTCAAGCGCGAAGCGGCACGCCAGGGGAGGACGATGTCTGAGCTGGTGGAGACCGCGCTGCGGAACCTGTTCCGGTCCCAGAAGAAACCTGCGGAACTTTCGCCGCTGCCCCTGTTCCAAAGCGGCGGCACACTGGTTGATGTAGCGGATCGCGATGCGCTCTACCAAGCGATGGAAGGGCGATAGCAGGTGTTGGTGGTCGATACCAACATTTTCGTCTACGCTGCGGACAGGGATTCGCCGTTCCACGCCAAGGCGCGGGCCTGGCTAGAACGGCAACGCGCTCGTCCGGACGCGTGGTACACCACGTGGCCGATTCTCTACGAATTTATGCGCGTCACCACCCATCCACGCGTGATGCGCCGGCCGTGGAGCGCGTCGCATGCGTGGGAGTTTGTCTCTGTTCTGATCACTTCGCCGGGCCTGGGGATTCTTGTGGCGACCCAGCAGCATGCCGACGTCGCCCAGGAGGTTATCGCCGACCTCCCGGCCCTTGCCGGCAATCTATTCCACGACGCGCACACGGCCATCCTCATGCGCGAGCATGGCATTCGCCGGATCTACACGCGCGACACAGACTTCCATCGCTTTGCCTTTCTCGAAGTCGTTGACCCGCTCTGAACTCCGCCTCAACCGCAGGCCAAGGTCGGACGATGTGGTCTTCGTTCACGGACGCTCTCCTGCTGTCTTGGCCGCCGAGTGCGGAGAACGAGCGGTTGATATTCCAGGCAGGCTCGCCCTACTCCAAAACTGAACAATGGGCCGGACGATCAGTCTTTCCAGTCGATCAACGGGAGCTCACGGGCCACATTTTCCCGAGCTGTGACACCGCGCTGAAGTAATTCAAAGCGGGCCCTTTGCGACAACGTTCCACTCAACCAGATCTCGATGTGTGCGTCATTCCCCGCCATAGCGGCCCGCTTGGCGAGACGCGCATAGGCTGACTCGGTTCTCTCGCTCCAAATCCCATGGTCCACGGCGAGTGGACAAAACAGCGTTCCTGCTTCGGTGAAGCCGACAGGAATGCGTCCGACAACGTCGATATTCACGATGGGTGCTTTCTCCTGGTTGTAAGCCTGCAGAAGTTCAGCCTCTTGCTGGTAAAACAATGCTTCTTCCTCCGACAGGGCATTCAAGGTCGCGCCGAGAAAGCGGTCTCGGTGTGACGCCTTCGCGAGGCTCTCTAGAGCGAAGGCAATAACCGCTTTATGCCGTGGGCTGTACGACGGATGGGCCAGGAACTGGCGGGTCAGTTCATCATCGATCTGCATGGCCTTCAACTTTTTTTCGCTGAGGCTGATCAGATCCGACGGCCCCTGTTCCTCCAAAGCTTGATTCAGCACCTGTACGGTTGTGAGCGAGGTCAACATCAGGGGCAGCGGGTTAGGTGCGGGAACCAACACCAAGGCAAAGGTGGTCGTATAGCCTGCCACTTGTGCCCAGGCGGCGCGATCCAATTCATGTTGGAGGATTGGATTCGTTGAGTAGGGATCGACGTGGTAATGGGCGGCGATACGGCGTTTATACGCGGACATTT
It encodes the following:
- a CDS encoding AsmA family protein, with translation MKSIRRSSVRITRWSGALALLVIVAAAALFWLNATTYVQDWLTETVSASIGKRITISGPVTWTLSPEPTIVLKQVAVAAESDSGFSDLATADRIELSIDLPLLLRRSIVIPSLAVTDLKVVLDKNIFEREAGGRSTTSDDALRSRPSRFAVQIHAIHLSRATATFTGASTAATERVTLHEANLDMVPDRPAHLVASGEFRGVPVTIDATGGRFLDLASGGQGWWPLAMEAHTPEMTVSVNGNIGLPVGSSLLDVQLTAAGSHLDGLNQLLALDWPALGAYSVSGRVKATGDQVTIDGLKATLGTSDLAADASLRYHQGRPRLSATAASRKIDLNDFSTGRSASQDAHFIEWLKEWDIAVAMSCDSVVLGERAFGSLQVQANLEAGLLQIRVPAADFLGTMIEGRTEIDVRSDVPSLSLSVTGRGLEPVRLKTELSGALIGMTDVVLSATARGKTWEALLRSLAVSLRTDHSIFLFHDPLSGRPIELSFDKGQATLDGSGPGGIDLTGRYGLKPFRIHATTGSFSALLGDGTWPINAALQIGQAWLLVDATVSRPMNHETWSVLVRAQSRRLDEFDSSLPAGGPFRLSCHVEGERGGPWSTRFSWQMGESDGAGRLDVATENDRLAVTADLTSRRLRADDFMDRTAGHDKWGNVMSGRGNPVVPVIPSWLVADVKWKIDQLHTGPLHLRRLLLHLTADRGRVDVSSSATHRYGDMEALLLFDSGEAVPRLKLGARSRQFDYGALLRETKMTDRVTGTTDLALDLTSEGNSAEELVDHVAFNVTATPGALHIAETGGREVGPVTLSTAALSGRIHAPLILSLQGRVRDVPLTLIATSVPLKRVLDLPAYLPWTLVLRGPDIELESKGQAGFQSRTGTADFHVNLKGSSLLRLASLFGHDLPEVGSYELSCDVDYDDRSVILSDLQARAGRSDAAGRIEIAFGESQPRVIGTFWSKLVDLEFLGRPASKAVTMEGEESSSKATTEPASESAGLRIIPDWRLPVESLRSMELDLLWTIKRLSVQPMQADEVTALLTLKDGVLTVGPLALAHNGSTKTGRFTIDSTGKVPHVAMEITAIDVDYGGLFKAFNITDKAEGRADIYLTAEGRGRALREVMGAANGHLEIVAGPATWENRLIHLWASNLMTAMLSQTWRLERFSRYNCGAAYFDIRNGEVETDALLIDASDHSVAAAGTLNLGAEDLDAVLTPMPKSLALLSLAVPVRLAGPLAAPKASASPTSIAASKAWKVLDIAVPIGLTLQVPRVILQATVVRSPLENPCTVALRKGGKGTLTTRKVVTIGFGWVVDRLRRAGSAGARLFRSRPDASAGEGT
- a CDS encoding SemiSWEET family transporter → MPLHEIIGFVAGFGTTFAALPDLIAMLKRRSSQGMNPTMAGIMGSFQVVWVYYGFLIESRPVIGWNMVAVIINFLMVGAYLHFKRLESGLQ
- a CDS encoding ribbon-helix-helix protein, CopG family is translated as MKTTLNIDDTVMAQLKREAARQGRTMSELVETALRNLFRSQKKPAELSPLPLFQSGGTLVDVADRDALYQAMEGR
- a CDS encoding PIN domain-containing protein; protein product: MVDTNIFVYAADRDSPFHAKARAWLERQRARPDAWYTTWPILYEFMRVTTHPRVMRRPWSASHAWEFVSVLITSPGLGILVATQQHADVAQEVIADLPALAGNLFHDAHTAILMREHGIRRIYTRDTDFHRFAFLEVVDPL